In the genome of Strix uralensis isolate ZFMK-TIS-50842 chromosome 19, bStrUra1, whole genome shotgun sequence, the window CTGCTgggtggctgctgcagctgcatccTGGGTAAGTTCCCAGTAAAGCCAAAGAGGATTTGGGTACTAGTGCCAGTGGCTTGTGGGGAGCAAGAGTTTGTCTCCCGAGACCTGTACTCTGGATTAAATAGTACAGATCAGGAACTTTTCAGCTGACAGGTGCTTTGCTCTGACACTGTCTTTTTTCCCCTAGGACCTGGTCTACAGCTAGCTGGAGGAAAAAGTGGTTCCCTGCAGTCTTCTGTTCCAGAATAAAATAAGTTATAGAAAATATTGGGAGttgaagttgggttttttgtaaAGGTTATTTACTTGAACAGAAATGATTTTGAGCAGGTAGAAAGGATTTGGGGTTAAAACACTTCCTGAAATTCAGGCAGTTGTGAGCTTACCCTTCATAGCAAAACCTGCTCCTCCCCAATACCTAGAGACTTCAGTGTCTGCAGATgctgaaagctgaagaaaagcaattcaTGGTGACTGTGACAAAACTGCTTACAGCTAAGCTAGGACTGGTGGCAGAGAAGGTTCTTGTGGTTAGCTTCGAAGCTCAAAGataagggagaagagagaggcagTAGTGCAGCCATCAGGTTCCTTGTCTGATAAGCCCTTGAAATGGAGTGTGTTTAACTGCAGGGCTGGGCGCCACCCTTGGCTAGAAAACCTCCTTTTTTGAAACAGGAATGAAGGGTGGGTGTGGTAGTTCCCGATGGGCACaaacagctctgcccaggagctggATGGGATTCCTGGCAGGATGCCGCCCCGTGACAGCACTCGTTTTAAAATCCTTTTGCCCTGTGTGTCGAGGTGCTGCTGACTGCCATGTTCAAGGTCACTTGCGTGGGCTGTGCTGAGGCTCGGCCAGAGCTGGTTAGAGGAGGTTTTGGTGCTGTTTTGGTCAGGTGATGTGAGGATCAGGCTCGTTCTTGTCATGAAAGAGGTTTTGCTGAGCGCTTGTGAATAAAAAACAGGCCTAACAGGCTGCCTTGTGCCATTGTAAGGTGGCTCTGATGCGAACAAATGTTAATTTGAGACCTGGAACACACGATGGGCTCCACGCTAGAGATTACATCTGGAACGGGTTTACAGACTAACCTTCTGTAATGCTGCTTGGAACTGGCTGGCAGGAGCCTGCTGTGAGCTTGAGGGGGTTGGAGGTTCCCTGGCCCATGGCCCGGGTATCTCTTGCTGTCTCCGCAGTAAATCGTTCCTCCCCAGCTGACATTCACTAGATAACATCCCAGGTGGAACAAGGCTGAGCTCAGAGCCGCTCCTCAGCTCCAGCCCAGGTCTCCTGGGTTTAACCCTGCTCCCATCCGTCTGGGGCTGTTTCCCAGTGGAAGTCTCACTCTGCTGTGTGCTacagctcctctgctgcaggaggTAGGGGGTGTCACCCCCACCCGGTTCGTCAAAACAACAGAAACGGgcataaaagaaaacaatcattCAACATTTATGTAATTACACAAAGTGGGAAGGTGTCTCAGATTACACTGTTGTGCTGGGTCAACCCTCCAGCCAccaccagctgcagcagcctccccagTGGGTCTTCCTGAGCAGCGCTGGCTTACACAGGGTGGCTGAGGGGTTCAAGACGTTCACCTCCCTTGGAtttttttggggaggaaaaaaaaaattaaaagactgATGATCATTTAGACTCCCCCAAGGAGCTAGCAGGTTGCTAACCCACCTGGTGTGGGGCTGCCTTCCCAAAGCACGCACAGGACACGGTCTCCATGcaagaaaaacccaaccaacccatGAGcacacacgggagctgcagggCCCTCAACTCCAGGATGCTCAGAGGCCGCCCGTGCTTCTGACGTCCCAGCTGAGCTGCAGTAACCCTACTCAGCTGATGGCTTTTAAGATCTTCCTTGTTTgaaaacagtgtgaccagcagaagcagggaggtgatagtccctcTGTACTCTGcgctggtgagaccacacctggagtgttgtgtccagttttgggcacctcaatacgagagagatctcgaggggctggagcgagtgcagaggagggcaacgaggctggggaagggcctggagaataaatcctgtgaggagccattgaaggagctgggactgttcagtgtgaggaggagaaggctgaggggagacctcatcactctgcagctccctgaaaggacgttgtagagaggttggtgctggtctctcctcacagggaattagcaatagaacaagagggaacagctttaaactgcaacaggggaggttcagactggacatgaggaaaaaattttcatagagtggtcagagagtggaatgggctgcccagggagggggtggagtcaccatccctggatgtgtttaagggtcatttggatggGATGTTGGGGGATAcagtgtaggggagaacttgtagagtagggctgatggttggactcgatgatcccaagggtcttttccaacctgaatgatactgggattctgtgaaaacatgACAGAGAGtcatgggagagagcagcaggctgctgtctTTCCCAGTGATCATGGAGGCAAACGGATCCTTCTGGAAGCAGCACATGCCAACCCAGAGCTGGCTGGAGTTTGGGACTTTCTGCAGTGCGGGAGGGAGGTGTTGTCCAAGCACAGCCCCCTCCTGCTAGCTGGGTGATGTAGTCTCCAGCCCAAGGGTTCACCGTGCCTGCTGTGCTCCCAGCACGGTGCCAAGTGTTGGAGCTGGCAGGTGACAACAAGGTGAAGGGCGTTTTCCAGCCAGAGGCTGCCACATGTACACAGCTCCAGCATCACCCTGCCCCTCCAGTGCTTCACAGCGGCCGCTGCTGCCCCACAGCCACGATGGTGGGGCCGGGAGGTCACAGCCACACGCCGTGGTGCTTCTTGGTGCCCCAAAGGCCACGTTCAATCACACTGAGCCACGAAACGTTGCCGGAGATCTCCGAGGAAATGCAACGTTCCTCTACCAGCTTTGGCTCGCCCCTTATCGTCACACCACCGCCGGCTGCGGTGCAGCGGGTCTGCTCCttgggctggctggctggggagaGCCCTCGGGAAGGAGAAGGTGGCCTTCgggaaagaggagaagagccACAGGAGTCCTTGGACTTGCCCCCGTGGGCGATGGCCTGGCCTCACCGCTGGTAGAGGGTCATGATCCCCGCTCGGTGCAGGCTCCTCCACAGCGCCGCCTCCAGCATCATGTCGTGGTTGGCATAAAACACCAGCGGTTTCTTCTCCACCTCGTAGTAGTGGTCTGAGAACTGCTCGTAGTTGGCAGTGATGAACCCGTAGGCGCTGACCTGCGGGGAGGGAGGTGAGACAGACAAAGGACAGGGTCAGGGCTCCACCTCCGGTACGGGGGTTGGCACATGCAGGACAGCCACCGGGACACGCTGGTCCCCACCAGGAGCCTTATAGCAGCCAAAGGGGGGGGGATGTCCTTGTGCCCAGAGGGAAGGTGGCCCCATGGCCTCCTACCTGGTCGCAGGTGTGGAGCGCGGTGAGGAGCATGAGGGCGCCGGTGCTGGGCATGTAGAGCGAGCCGTACTGCGTGTTCAGCAGCTCCGACCGCAGGAACCTGCCGGTGGGCACGGCGGGTCGGGGGGGGCTCACAGCTGGCACGGCACCGCGGCCCCCAGCACCAGACCCAGCAGCACCCAGCGCCCGTCCAGCCCCCACCATGTGCTCAGTGATGCCGGAGCCCGGTAAGGCAGGAGCACCGAGTGAAATGTGGATTCTCCAATGGCTGCTACTACGGTTCAGCTCATTTGCTGCAGGTTGCTAAAAGGCACCTCACCACCATTTGAAATCACCCCAACCCAGGACCTGCTTTCGTGAAAGGTAGGAAAAGACAATCCCTTTGGGCCTTCCCTTTGTTCCTGTTAGACTAggttaaaatttaatttattttgggaaATGGGAGGCAAGGTGAGCACAGTGAGCTGTAGGAGGGGAtgtgagctgtgctgcagtgAATAGGAATGGCAGGGGAGAGATGCCTCTGGCTTGtctgcagagagcagggcagagggagtTCCAgtgcctggggagggctgggactGCACTTTGATGCTGGGCAGCCACTGGTCTGTACCGGAGAGAGCAACGGCAGGACGCAGGTAGTCTGAGCCCAGCccggagcagagctgggcagcagccgTGGTCCTCGTCATTCTCACCTCGCTGTCAGGTACTGCAAGAAATCTGGGTGCAGCAGCTTGAACTTCTCTGCAGATGCCTCCGGTCCAAAATACTTCTGTGGGCTGCAGAGGGGTGAGGAGAAGGGCAGAATTCACGTCACAGGAGTCCTGGAGCTACTTGGGGTTTATCCCACCAGGGACAGATGTGGGGTGAGGGCAGGGAAGTCACGCGCCCTCCAGTGCATCACCAAAGGTgctggggggattttggggtgctACTCACTCATCCCCCTTGTCTGAGCCCTCGGGGACTGGGCTGCCCTGGATGGCTGACTTCAGCATGACGTAGTCACGGAAATCCGAGGGGATGAAGATGTACCTCAGGTCCTGCAGTGGGGGCACAGACACAGTGTTTGGGGGGGGCTTTGGGGAACTGCCTACACCAGCACAGCGAGGACTGAGGGCTCCTGAGATGGGGAGAAGTTTGGAGGGGCAAGCCCAGCCTCAAAGGACAATTTGGGGTCACCTCCCCAACAAGCCCTCGGGGTCTCACCTTGGCCTGGGGGATCTGGGTGAAGCCATACTCCTCGTAGGCAATGAGGGAGTTCTTCATGGTGTTCACCGTGAAGCCGTAGAAAGAGATCTTGGTCCCCACGTCTTCCTCGAAGCCTTTGATCACGGCACCGTTAAGCCTGCGGGAAAAGCGCAGGACGTGTGTCCAGGGCTGGCCTcgccccagcacccacagctccATCCTGCCCGGGACCCGTCCGCACCTGAAGACCAGGTCATGCGCATCGATCGCCTTGCCCTGCCGCGAGCCGTTGAGGATGCCGCCGTTGCCCACCACGGCGCAGCGGACACAGCCCCCGGGGAAGGCATCCCTGTCGAAGAGGTGCCTGTTGGCGGAGGCGTTGAGGAGCCGGAGGGTGCTGCCCACCACTGGAACAGAGCAGGATGGGTCCGGTCAGCGGGGAAAAGGTGTGTGTCAGCCCGCAGGAGCACATGCGCGCTTAAGCATGCAACAGCGCGCGCAGACAGGCTTGTGCAAGAGCACATCCAGGAGCCACACACAAGAAAGCTCATGCCATCCTTGTGTGGGAGAGGGGTCTACaggtgggatggggggacaccagCCAGCCCCTCCTCTCCCAGGCTTGGTGTCACCCCctcacagccccccacagccTGCTCCCAATAGTGGCCACCTGAGGCCGTGCAAGGCATGGGGATGCATCCGGAcatctccagccccagccctgcagatgCTGCTGTCCGTGCTGGCCATGTCCCCTCCGGACAATGCCTCCTTGCAACTGCCACCGGTTCACtcccccctgctgcccccagcactTCCCAGCCCAGGGATTGAAGCCAGCGgctgctggggagagcagagagtGGGTTTGGGGTAGGAAGGGAAACAATCTCCATCCACAACAATGGAGCGGGTTGTCCAAGCTTCTCCGGCCCCAGTTAATAATCATGCACACACTGGAGCTTTTATTCAGGGAAAATGTCACAAGATGCAGCAAGCGGCATTTATAAAGCCGttcccctctgccccacaccccagGAGGCAGACTGGGAAGAGATCAACGTCCCTGGCTCCTCTGCAGGGCTTCTCTGCCTGCCCCGTGTCTTCAAGTCCCTTCTGCTGGGCTCTCCAGGCCCCTCGAGCTGCCCCGAGCCCTCCCATCACCCCCTTGCCCCATTTGCTGTCACTCCCATCCCAGTTGGGTCCGTACCTGCCTGGGACAATCCTTGCCAGCCGTAGGGGACGTGTCGTGTCTTCAGCCTGTCCCAGGTCTCCGGGGTGAAGTGCTGGTCCCACATCAGCACAGGGGTGTCGAAGCGGAAGATCTCCCCAAACTTGGGGTCTGCCTTTGCTCTGGCCATCACCGAGTGGAGGCACATGcttggctgggagggagcaggaccTCAGTCTCCATCTCAGGTCTACCTTCCCTCCGACACCTCCATCCCTCAGCAGGCACCAAGAAGAGGACAAACCCAGGGACAGAAATGCTCCTTGTCCATCACACATCCTGCTGGGTCACCCAGGCAGGGCACTGCCTCATGCCTTGGTTTACTGCTGTAAAACTCCCTTTGGTACCCAGCTCACCAGGGCTGGGAGGCCCAGGGCTTACAGAGTCACCTGAGAGCATGAGCCCTGGGAAAGATTCAGCACCTTCTAGTGAGGGAGTCCTGCTAAAGGCCGTTGCTGTACAAGAACAGCCCCAGTGCCCAGGACTGATCCCTCCCAGAGCCTGGATCCATCCTCACAAGTCTCCAGCCAGGGCTGGTCGCCCAGGTGTCATGGAAttggagggaggaggtgatgTTGACTCCAACCTCCACATTGGGGAACTTGGGGAGGTGTTGCAACAGCAGCAGGGAGGCCTGAGGAGACCCACATGCACGGATGGAGGAGGTTGCTCCtctgcacacacgcacacacaaaacCCATCCCAGACAAAGCTGCTCCTCCTCAGCTTCCCCACACAGACCTTCACCCAACAAAACCCAGCGAGGAGGGGCACCAGGGACACTCACCATACTGTGCTAATGGTTACCTGCTTTCTGCTGGGCTTGGgctcctccagctcagcagaAGACTTGAAGGACTTCCCACTGGAAAGGGGGAAACATATAGCAGAGTAAAAAAATCCATCAGTGGGGCACTGGGGAACTGCAGGGTAGGCAGGGGCCTCCCAGCTCATGCCAGGACGGCTGCACACACCTTCCCCCCCTTACCTCTCCAAGCCGCCTTCAAGGGCCCATCTGCGGCTGGTGGCTCGGCGCGATGTCCCCAGCGGAGCCAGGACCAGCGGCTCTggctgcagcaggctggggggAGAAGCCGGTGGGGGCTCAGCTGGGGAGGTAACACTGAGCCACTGCACCCCAACACCCACCACCTGTGAGAGCCACAGGGCAGGACATCACCTCTGCTCAGCTCCCCTCCACCGCTGCCCCTGCCCACCCGCCCCCCTGTCTGTGCCTGTTTCTGCAAGTGGAGAGCCATGGATTTGCAAAACACTGAGTTTATGCAGAAAGCAGCCACCTACTCCTGGCAGGTCCCACCTCCAGGACCCCCACATACCAAAAACCgcacccagcccagcctgcagcctTGGGGAAGACCCTGCCAAGACCTCCCTGGCTCTTCCCACCATCCCACCCTTCCCAAGCCTGAGGGGGACGGGGCTGGGACATGCCGGGCAGGCCAGCAGGACACGTTCAGTTGCTACACTGGAGAAGCAATCGGCAACTGGGATCTGGAGGTTCTCGGGGTGTTTGGGaccctgctctgccatggggcCAGCTGGGGCATGCCCTGATCCTTCATTTAGTGCCGGGGGACAGAGGCTTCCCACCCCGAGCATCGTGGGGTGCCCTGAGCCCCATGGGGcctggcagagcagccccagcctcccagggggggtgtggggctgggggctggggtgggcagggtcGCAGCCTGGCAAGCAGGAGGTGGGGAACAGGCTCCCATTCATCCCTGCACAGAAGGGCCCTTCAGAGCCCCCCCGGCACCGCCTCCAGCCCAGCCGGCAGGTGCTCAGGCCAGAAGCAGGGTATTGTGGAGGAGACAAGGGCCCCCTTGTTACGGGATCTCTGCTTGGGAGCCCAGGGACAGGTAGAGGCAGGTGGGGAGCGAAGCTCTgcctcccccccggcccccgccagcGCAACAGGCATTGGGTTTCTGTCCCCACCATGGCCCCTGTCAACACCAGCAGCACCCTCAGCCCTGCCCGGGAGTGGATCCAGACCCGTTTGTCACCTAAACCCCGCTCTGTGCCACCCCAGGGGTATGGCACGACACAGGGGGGACAGCCCAGCACCTTGCCTGGGTGCTGGCACCGGGAGCTGCAGCATTTCCCCAGGCGTGGACTGGGAGTCAGGGCCAAGGGGGCTTCAGTCTCAGCTCCCTCCTTGCACCggcccagcaccaccagctctGGGCAGGGGATGCTGAGGGCAAAGGTGTCCTCCCTGCGCAGGGGGCTGAGCACTGCTAGCGGAGCAGGGCAGCTTTTTAATCAAGCCAGTGCCTCGGTGTCCCACAAAAAGGCAGCTCCTCAGCAAGACCTGCTGCCCTGAAGAGCCCCCACCATTCACTCCAGCCCAGGGACAAGGTGCCTGGCTTAGCCCTGCCCCGTGGCCACATTCTGCCCCCGAACGCCTGCAAAGCACCATCCTGCTGCGTACAGTGCAGGAGTGCTGGCACCAGAGCCAGGAGAGGGGTTGGGCACGGCGCTGCGCCCACCTCCCCTTGCAGCCACCAGCTCAACCCTGAGGCTCATCCCAGGAGCACCGGAGCTGGCAGAGAGCAGGGAGGACAAATCCCGGGGAGGGTCCACCAAGGTGGGACTGAACCGTCCCAGGGAGATGCTGGAGCTGCAGCTTTCTGCAGGGCCTTTCTGGTGTTATCACTGTGAGCAGCTAAATAAACCCAGCCTGACCAAACTTGCCTGTTCCCTCGGCTTGCGGACAGGAGCGGAGCTGCCCTGGCAGGGTCTGTGCACAGCAAGGCACCGGCTGGGAAAGGCCATCCAAAGGCTGTGCGAGACCTCGTGGTTACGCTGGAGGCGGCTCTTTCAGCCCATCTCTGCGAGGTACAGGCAGCACACCCTGGTCAGAGCAAAGCTCACCGGTGCAAGGGCCTCGCAACAGCTCCAAGGAGAGCTCCACATGCTGAGTCAGCTCAGCCGCAGCCAGAAGCCGGGGGATCCCCAGGAGCTCACCCTCAGccgccccagccctgcctgcttccTCCACCTCACGACGCGGGGGATCCCTGGCCCACATGCCTCGCCGGCAGGAGCTTATCGAGGTTACCAGCACCCAAACGACAGACCAGGGACTGAAGAAACCTCCCTGCTCCAGAGCCAGAGCCAGCTCCTACAAAGCACTGaattcccagcagcagcaaaccctGCTGCACGCAAAGCCCCCCAGTTGGCCACCCACCCTTTTTGTGGCCGCAGAGGCACAGCCCAGCACCAAACGCCGTTCCCCTCACACACCATGCTCAGGGTCTTGCTGCCCAGGAGCTGCACAAAACCCACTTCTCCCAGCCCTTCCCCGTCAGGCTCACAAGCCCCAGCTGCACATctctgcccacccagctgcttctCAGCCCTCCAAGCTCTCCCGCTCTTGTTTCTTGGTACAGACGCTTCCCCCTCCCGTCCCAGTGCCTGCAGGACAAGGCAAAGAGCCCAGCACCGGCAGCGAGAGGGTGCTGGGCTACATTCTGAGCTGCTAGGCGTGCTGCGGGAGCAccgggggcagcgcggggggctCAGACCCAGCCGTGCTCAGGCTGGCTGGAAGGAGGTGGGCGCAGGCAGCCCAGCGGGTCGGCTCCCACCTCCACCCGTGGCCAGACATGGTGCGTGGCACTCGCTCATCGCTTCTTCCAGACCTTGTGCCGACCTGATAAACTCAATCCCCGTGTCAGCACCTCCCTGCGCTCACATcccagctgtgggtgctggagGCAGCTCCCCAGCATCGCCGCAGCCATCCTGGCTGCGGCCGCTGCCCAAACCCTGCTGGGGAGGGCGTGGGGCGGCAGGGCCCCCCCTGCCAGATGGCAGCTCAGCAGCGCGTTGGGGAGCCGAACGCTTTGACGTCACCTGCCAGGATGTGGTGAAGCACCTCGTGATGCTTGGTTGACTCAGAAGATGACAACCCTCCCCAGGACCGGCTGATGCACAATAGGGCTCTGGGGAAGGAGTGGCCCATGGCTACCCCGGCACCAGCCACGGCAGCGGAGCCAGCCAAGCCTGGGTGCGCTCTCTCACCACCGTGGCATTCACAAATATGACGTCTCTGGTCCGTGGCCACCCCCCGTTTCCGGATGATAACACTGTGTACAAGTGTTGTGAGCACACGCTCCGGCCTTATCTTCAGCAAACACTCCCAGGGCCCTGCAGAGCCATTTGAGGGAGCCGaagcagcagaacaaaaccaCTCTCGGAAGGTATTTGCTCCATCCCACCGCAAAGTGCCAAGCTCCAGGAAGCATCTTTCCCCCGCGCAGAGCCAGAGCGGCACAGCGAGGCTGGGCCGAGCTCCACACTCATCCGTCTGCCTAATAATAAAGGCACAAGCGGTGCCAGCAGCTCGCCGGTGGGGTTTCAGAGAGATGGCCGGGCAGGGAGTGGGACAGGGCTGTGCCCAGTCAAACCCCGGGGGCTCCAGGGATTCggctccctgcagccccgctgACTGCGGGGCAGCCGGCTCTCTGCAGGGACAGGGGCATTTCACCCATCCCTGTAGGGTCCTCCATGCTGTCACCAGCTTTGCACTGAACTGGAGGGGAACTCAGCACTGCCATGGCTACCTGGCCCGAGGGTGGTTTGGTTCTGGCAGCAGCCAGCATCAATTGGGGGGTCAGCTTCCCCCCAACCCCCTTCATCCCCCCATACACCTGCATGGAGACACTGCTCACACAAACCTCCCCACCGAAACATGGCTGCCTGCGCCAAGGCGTGAGCACCCTGACCCTCCCTTTCTGCCCCGACAGCAGGCAGAGTGGGAAACGCTCTGTGACGGCGTGTCAGCTGTGCCAAACGCTGGCTGTCCCGGTTTCACCTACgggctcagccccacagctgTCGGCAGGGCAGTGCCGATTCCTCTGGGTGTGTGGGTCAGGCTGGACAAGCAGCGATCACGGGGCGGTGTGTTTGTAAACACAGGGAATCAGAGCGAGCAGGACTCACTCTGGTTTGGGTCTAGCTTTAGCGGATGGATTAAAGCCAAGAGGAAAAGTCCGGGAGAGCTTGGGAGCGCAGGTTAGCTCCGTTACCTCGCCCTGGGCTCCTCTCTGGGGCTGGACAAGCTGAGCCTCGGTCCCATCGGTCGCGGGGCAGGAGCCCAGGCTGGCTCTGCAGCGGGGGGacccggggctggggcaggtcCAGGCAGGGTTAGGCAGTGGCTGAGCTACCTGCAGCCTGACATGGTGGGGGAAACCcactcccagctcccctcccatGGGTCTCCTCCGCATCCTGCTCCGGGAATGGGCACGGACTCTGTGCCAGGGCATGGCTGGTTTCTATTCCCAGCTCCAGCGTGGTCCTTGGGCACGTCCTGCTGCCTTCatgggcctcagtttcccctctcatGGACATCAAGCTCTTTGCGGGGAGCTGCTCCACAGCCGTGCCCTGCCCCGAGCACCCTGTGGTATGGGCTAATGCTGCTGCCACCGGCACCGCTGCCCACCCGGCACGGCCGAGGGTGGAAACAGCCAAACTGCCCAGGCTGCTGGGGATGTCTCTGCTCCACAAGCCCAGCAGGAGAGGGGATCTCTGCCCTGGGCAGGACAGGAGGGGGCAAGGAGAGctcctggcttccagctgggGAAGAGAGAGTGTCTGGAGCCCAGGGCAGCCCAGCCAGCTGCATCCCCAGCACCACCCAGTGCAAAGCTGGCTGCACTCAGCTCACCCCGTGCGGGACCAGCTCTAGTCCCCACAGCATCCTCCATTCCCGGGCAGTACCCAGGCAGCTGGGTTCTGTCGCACTGGCAGCACCCAAGAGCACCCAGCGTGGAGGCGAGGGGCACCCGTAGCACTCTCCTGGCACCTTACCTGATGCTCGCAGGAGAGGAGGGTGGCTGGTCCTGCAGGCCAAGTGCTGTGCAGGCTCCCGCACACCCTGCCcgctcagccctgctccccagcgCTCCCCAGGCTCCCTGGGGGACCCCAGCACCCTTGCCTGCCTGGCACCGGGGGGAGTCAGGAAGGGGCTTGGGGAGATTGGAGGATGCAGGGAAGGCAGACGTGACCACGAAGGGGGAGATGCAAATTGCTGGAgtttgggaaatgctgcagccccCAGGAGTTTACaagccgggggtggggggcagggggggcagtcCTGGGGATCCCAGCTGATCCCTGCAGTGGGGGGATCAGTGCAGCTCCACGGGGGCCAAACCTCCTCCCCAGCGCAATCAGTCAGCTCCGATCCTAAATCAGCCCAGCGGGGACACATGGGGCTCGCAGAGGGTCTGGCTGGCTGCTGACGGGGGGGTTTGATCCTGCTGGGGGCTGAGCACCCTGAGCCTCAGCCATCCCTGGACCCAGCAATGGTTTCTTCGCACTGTGATGGGCTGAACCCATGCAGggacccctgcagccccccacggCCCCGGGGTCCCACTCTGGGCACCCCTGGGCTTGGCTGGTGGCCGTGGGCAGGACCCGATGCCCAGGacaccttggggggggggggtgggggcgggggcaGAGCACATTTCTCAAACCAGCCAACAACCAGGGGCACAGCTGGGATAACCTGCACTGAGGAGCCCACAGCGGCACCCcagttccccctccccaccccagtgcACGGTACCTCATGCTGGATTTGCACATCCTtgcctcccacccccctccccgtcccctcctCACCTGGCTATGATCCTCTGGCTGGTGGTCGACTCCACCGTAGCGTAGTAGTGACCgtagaggagcagggaggatgtTAAACCTGCCACGAGCAAAAGGCAGAGCCGTTTCCAGTGTGGGGACCCCATCCCGGGCACCGCAACCGCTGGAGCAGCGCAGGCAAGCGGGAGCGTGGGAGCCCGCGTTGCCGGCACCGGGCACACCGCCGTCCTGCCGCTGCCTGCGTGGGGCCCTGCAAActtcccagcccctctcctctcctctcccagcccagtGGGTGCAGACCCCGCTCTGGCCTGGCTCCGTCCTGCCCTGGGTGCCCAGCTGCACCTTGGAGCAGGCTGGGATATTCCTCCGAAGCGGTGGGAGGGAGGGTGTGAGCCGGAGGGAGGAGGCACCAGGCTGACTGGTTCAGACTTGCtgagaaaaaaagcacttttgaGCTGCTTTTTCTCCGAGCTGGGGATTAAACATTTACTCAGACCAGCAGGGAAATGCgctttttttgcctccttttcaTGCCACCCACCTACCTACAGTTCACAAAGCAGGGAGGGTCCCCCTTTCTGTAACTTTCTTGTTCGACTAAAACATGTGCTTTCACCACCGGCTGCTTCACAACCGGCAGCACGTACAGCCCACGCCAACACCCGGCGACCCCACGGCGCAGCCACCGCCGGGCGGGGCCGGAGGTGTCCGCTCTTTGTTTTAAGTTTATCAGAAACTCCACGCTCCGAAGCCGAGCTCTGGCCCTGGGGTGCCCCATGGCAGCACCCCAGCACACACCCGCCCCGAGCTGCTCGCAGGCAAACCCGCCGCTGCGGGAGCAAATC includes:
- the ST6GALNAC2 gene encoding alpha-N-acetylgalactosaminide alpha-2,6-sialyltransferase 2, translated to MGSPHWKRLCLLLVAGLTSSLLLYGHYYATVESTTSQRIIASLLQPEPLVLAPLGTSRRATSRRWALEGGLESGKSFKSSAELEEPKPSRKQPSMCLHSVMARAKADPKFGEIFRFDTPVLMWDQHFTPETWDRLKTRHVPYGWQGLSQAVVGSTLRLLNASANRHLFDRDAFPGGCVRCAVVGNGGILNGSRQGKAIDAHDLVFRLNGAVIKGFEEDVGTKISFYGFTVNTMKNSLIAYEEYGFTQIPQAKDLRYIFIPSDFRDYVMLKSAIQGSPVPEGSDKGDDPQKYFGPEASAEKFKLLHPDFLQYLTARFLRSELLNTQYGSLYMPSTGALMLLTALHTCDQVSAYGFITANYEQFSDHYYEVEKKPLVFYANHDMMLEAALWRSLHRAGIMTLYQR